From Ammoniphilus oxalaticus:
TTATTTTAGTGTAACAGCTGCTCTTAGCTTAGTTGGATCTTCATTGACTATTACAGCACAATTATACAGATCTACAACTCCTGATAATACGTTTACACCTATTCCGGGTGCTGCTGTCACATTAGGTCCTGCCCTAACGGGGCTCATTTCAATTGGAGAAGTTAGTAATGGAGTGACATCAGGGCTTTCTATTCCAGTTTCTCCTCAAGATCGCTTATTAATGGTTTTTTCTGCTACGGCCTCTGGATTAGCTTTATTAAATACAGTTGCGGGATACGCCAGTGCTGGTATAGACATTAGTTGATATTTAACAATTTAGTAACGCAAACCTATGGGTTTGCGTTACTAAATAACTTAATAAAGAGCTTTGCATAAGTGTACTTGCTGAATGCAAATTCTGAGAGAGAAGATGATTATTTGAGGTATGTCGAGATTTTAGATAAACACTCATTAATTATATTGTCGATCTCGTTAAAGTGTGAATTGTCCGAATCATATTTTTTAATACTTTTAGTTTTCGAGCTGCCCAATCTAAGGACTTAATTTGATCACTTAGGACTACTCCTGTTATTGGATAGCTGTTGTTATCAATAAATTAATTCACGTCCTACAACTCCACAATCAATTTTATCATGTCTATTTTCTGGAGTAATTTGTGATAATAGTTCTTCTAATGTGTATTCATTTCTTTCTCTTTGCGGTTTTAATGTAATAACATTTTCATTTCCAATAATAATTAATTCCATTCTGGATCCTTGGTCTATGCCTATTTTATCAGCGATATCCTTTGGGGTACAAATACCTAAATTATTACCCCACTTTTAAACATTAACTATAGACAAGTAGTCAACCCCGCTTATTTTCATTTTATAAGCTTATTTAAATACATTAAATTATCCTCAATTCAAAAAGTATACTCATATTACATAGTTCACATATTCAATGGTGGGAACAAATATTTTTTGAAATATAATTTGTTAAGTATATATCATAAAGAGTTATATCAATACAATCGTCATTCCACATTAATGTCAGCCTATAAGCACATTAACGACCCGAAATTTAAGCATTGCGTAATTCGGGAAAAGGGTGAAGTGTATAAGGCGTTAACGACATTCTTTAAAAAGGAAGAAGGAATAAAATTATAGGCGCTCCTGAGGGAGTGCCTTATTTTTCACACTAAGATAAAATGAGTGTTCAGTTGAGCAAAGCTCATCTATTGTAGATGAAAACTTCACTTTTAGCATAAACAAGTCTTTGTCCTTCATATAGTAAATAAAGGAGACTCTCATTTTTGATATGCGAGGTGAAAAGATGACACCGGATGAGAAACGCCAATTAGAAAGAGCGATTTATGAGATCACGGAGATTGCCAAAGGGTTCGGTCTTGACTTTTTCCCGATGCGGTATGAAATTTGTCCGGCAGATATCATTTATACATTCGGGGCCTATGGAATGCCTACCCGTTTCGCCCACTGGAGTTTTGGAAAAGCATTTCACAAGATGAAGTTGCAATACGATCTTGGTTTAAGCAAGATTTACGAACTCGTCATAAACTCTAATCCTTGTTACGCTTTTTTATTGGACGGGAATTCATTAATTCAAAATAAACTGATTGTGGCCCACGTCTTGGCCCACTGCGACTTTTTCAAGAATAACATGCGGTTTTCAAATACGAATCGAGATATGGTTGAAAGTATGTCGGCCAGCGCGGAACGGATTCGTAGATATGAACTTATTTATGGAAAAGAAAAGGTGGAACAATTCATCGACGCGGTTTTAGCCATTCAGGAGCATGTTGATCCGAGCCTGTTCGCCGCAAAGTTGCGCTGGACTGAACAAGATCAACAGGATCGGAGAAGGGCCGTTGGTTTCGATGGACCTTACGACGACTTGTGGGGACTCGACAAAGAGGAACAAGAGAGAAGAGACGCGAAATTAAAAGCGGCTCGAAAGCCGCAAAAATTCCCGCCGCAGTCGGAAAAAGATGTGCTTTTGTTCATTCAAGAGTACGGTCACTATTTACAAGATTGGCAAAGAGATATCTTAACGATTATGAGGGAAGAGATGCTGTATTTTTGGCCGCAGTTAGAGACGAAGGTAATGAATGAAGGCTGGGCGTCCTATTGGCATCAAAGAATTTTGAGAGAAATGGATTTAACAGAGCAAGAGACGATTGAATACGCGAAATTAAACGCGGGTGTTGTCCAACCTTCAACAACAACGATTAATCCGTACTACTTGGGATTGAAGATGTTCGAAGATATCGAACGCAGGTGGGATCATCCAACTGAAGAAGAACAAATCAAACTAGGTCGCAAGAAAGGCCAAGGAAGAAAAAAGATGTTTGAAGCGCGTGAAGTCGAGTCCGATATCTCTTTCCTTCGAAATTATATGACGAAAGAGTTGGTCGATGAACTAGACATGTATATCTATGCGAAACAAGGTCGGGATTGGGTCATTACCGACAAAAGCTGGGAGCAAGTAAGGGATCAATTAGTTATTTCTAGGGTTAATGGGGGTTTTCCTTATATAACTGTTGAGGACGGGGATTATTTAAAGAATGGCGAGTTGTATCTTAAACACTTCTTTGAGGATATGGAGCTAGACGTTAAATATGTCGAGAAGACATTGCCTTATGTGTATCAATTATGGGGCAGAACGATTCATTTGGAAACATTAATTGAAGGACGACAAGTGTTATTTACGCATGACGGAAAAAAGACGCATCGTCGTTTATTGTAGGTATATCCAAAAAAGGCGGGTCAAATAGATTGACTCGTCTTTTTTTCGCTTGTACGATAGGGACAGGTGATGAAAGATGATAGAATGGGACCCAACTTTTAAACAACTGCTATCTGCCCAATGTCGGCAATGCCCTGACCCTTATTTTGCTCCTTATCATCGTCAACTGCTTCATGTTGGCTGTTGCAGCCACAGTCCCGTATTCGGGCTGTTTGAGATACACAAGATGCTAAAGGCGGGCGATCGCGCCTTCTTTTACGAACAGATCTATCGTCATGAACAGAGTGTGGTTGATGATTATACGATAACGGTTCACGCCTATGTTCATCCGTTGTATATGGAGGCTTTGCAAGAGAAAGAATTATCAAACCTGGAACAAGCTGACTTAAAATTAAGCTTTTCAGTCTGTCGTTTTTTTGTGGAAGGAAAAGGGTGCAGCTTACATCCCGCGTACAAGACGAGTACGTGCAGATCGTTTATTTGTTCAACGATTGAAGAACAGCTCACGGATCAGCAGTGTTCTGAACTGAGTCATCGTGTTCGCCAAATTAGGGAAGAAGTTCGCGCTTTTGAAGTTGTTCATCAAGCAAAACTCAAACAAAAAAACTGGACATTAAGCTCCCAGCTTGAACCCATCTTAGATTATTTGGAAGCAGTCAAATAAAAAGGAAAGGAGCTAATCGACCCCTTTCCTTTCATAAATATAGCGGGCGTATTCAACTGGTCGGCGGACGGCTGTTCGGTAGCGATCCAAATCGCCCATCTGCTTAAAAATGTCGCGGCCTGGTTTGTTGTTGACTTCAATAATCCATACATTTCCTGCTGTATCAATCCCAAGATCGATGCCAAGTTCAAGCAAACGCCCGAATTTGTTTTCAATATATTCAGCTACGGCTAAGCCTAGCTTTTCACATTCAGCTTCAATCGCTTTACTCTTTTCTTCTGAAAAGTGTTGGCGGAAAAAGCGCTCGGGCTGAATCGCTTTTCCGCCACCGTGCAAATTTGAAGTGGCGCTATTTTTTCCGCCAACTTTTCCGCCTAGACCGGTAATCGTCCACTGACCATCCCCATCTTTTTGAACTAATAAACGAAAATCTGTGATCAAACCCGTCCCCCATTCTAAATCCAATCCTTGTTGCGCAATATATTTCGATTTTTTTGTCCAATGCGTGATAAATCTGGTGAGTTCTAGAGGAGAAGTTGTATTCTTTTTAACTACTTTTCGTTGCAGATCGCGTCCTAAGAGGCGAAACGCCCCATTCCTCTTAGAGATGGAGAGGATCCCTTTGCCGCCAGTGCCGTTCACGGGCTTTACGTAGATGGAATCGTACCTTTTTAGTAATTGAAGGGCTTCTCGGGACTGTTCTAGAAAGATCGTTTCGGGTAACCATTGATTCAACTCTTTATTTTGGAGCAGAAAACGGTGCAGATTCCACTTATGAGCCATTCGTGAGTTTAAGAAAGTCCAGTTGCTTTGTTCTCTGAAGCGCAGGAACGTTCGAAACGCATTCGGTTGCATGTTCCGAAATCGATCATAGACGACGTCAGGCGGTTGGCAACGTTGTTCAATCCAACCTTTTTCTCGTGTATATAGGAGGCAGCGGACTTCCCCAGATTGAAGCAAGTCGAGCGGCGAAAATAAAAACACATCGGTATTTAATTGATTAGCCGCCTTCGCCAGGTGAGTAAAGTAAGTTCGTTCCTCAACATAACGTTTCGTTCGCCAGGTCAGAATACCGAGTCGCATCTTCTTCATTTTATTCCACGTCTTCTTTCTTCCAATTACCTAATCCTAACCATAGCGTCGGTTTACCTGTCGGCCCTTCTATAATTTTAAAGCCAACCATCCCCATTGCGAAACACATCTTTAAGCTCGGGACATTGTCTAAGGCAACGCGTCCATAGCATTTGTCAACACGCTTGAGTATTTCAGAGATTAAGTTAATTCCTGTTTTTTTCTGGCGGTGTTGTCGATGCACGACGACAATCGACTCTTTTCTCCCATAATCTGAGATGGCAAGTAGTCCCGTTAATTTTTTTTGTTCGACCGCAACGAGGATCACGTCGCCTTTTTGATTTAACTTTTCTGCTTGCAATCTTTCTAACCAGCGAATCCCTTGTCTTGTAATGCGTTTATCGCCGTGTAAATTAAGGAAGCGGATTAATTTCGGCCTTACCGCAGGGAGAGTCTCAGGCGTTATTTGTTTTACTTGCATGAGAACGCTCCTCCTTTGCAGTAAATTTCGACAGGTATTGGGAATATTCAATGATTCGCTCCAAAGACAATTTTCGAATGTGGGGTTCATCGAATTTCATTGGTTTAGCATTGGCTTCAAAAAACCAGAGCTGTCCTTTTGTATCAAGTCCAATATCCATCGACATTTCAGCTAACCCTGGATAACGGTCTTCTAAAGCGGTTGCAAGCCCTAAAGCGACTTGCTGTATTCGCTTTATCATCTGCTCATGGTCAGCTGGTCTGGCGTGTCGCAAAACGATATCGGGAGCGGCAATCGATCCGCCGCGAGGCACGTGGGTGGTAATGCTGTTCTTACCTGCGACTCGGATTCCGATGCCAGATAGTTGAAATGTTCCGGTTCGATCCTTCTGAATTAAGACGCGGATGTCAAACGGACGTTGATTGTAGGTCGCTAAGTGAACGCCTTGTTGTAAAACATACCCTTTTTGCCGTGTTTCCTTGATCAGTTCCCAGAGCTTCTGTTGGCTTAGGTCGGCTCTGACAACGAGTTTAGAACCGATGCGTTGCTTTAGAATATGGCGCTCCCCGCTTGTTTCCACTGTCATAATTCCTTGCCCTGCCTTACCGTCAATCGGCTTTAAATAGAGGAATGGGTGTTTATTTACCATCGCTAATAAATCTTTTGAGGTTTCAAATTTGATGGTATCTGGAACATACTTCCCTACCTTCGGATCTTTGCTTAACTTTTCATAAAGATGCCATTTATTGAAAAAGTGGCTATTGAAGAGACGGAGCGAAGGCATCGATGTTAATCGGTTGATTGCCCTTTGCGCGAACTCTTTTTCCTCATCGGCTCGATAAGGAATTCGATTATAGACGACATCTGGCAGCGGCATTTCAGAAGCGCGCTTCCAGCTATTCTTGGTTTCATCATATAAAAAGGCGCCGACCGTATTGGTTGACCAATCAATATCTTCAGCGGCAAACACGTAAACGAGCGCGCCTAGCTGCTTCCCCATACGCATAATGTCAATGAAATTTCGCTTGTTCCCTTTAAAT
This genomic window contains:
- a CDS encoding SpoVR family protein, encoding MTPDEKRQLERAIYEITEIAKGFGLDFFPMRYEICPADIIYTFGAYGMPTRFAHWSFGKAFHKMKLQYDLGLSKIYELVINSNPCYAFLLDGNSLIQNKLIVAHVLAHCDFFKNNMRFSNTNRDMVESMSASAERIRRYELIYGKEKVEQFIDAVLAIQEHVDPSLFAAKLRWTEQDQQDRRRAVGFDGPYDDLWGLDKEEQERRDAKLKAARKPQKFPPQSEKDVLLFIQEYGHYLQDWQRDILTIMREEMLYFWPQLETKVMNEGWASYWHQRILREMDLTEQETIEYAKLNAGVVQPSTTTINPYYLGLKMFEDIERRWDHPTEEEQIKLGRKKGQGRKKMFEAREVESDISFLRNYMTKELVDELDMYIYAKQGRDWVITDKSWEQVRDQLVISRVNGGFPYITVEDGDYLKNGELYLKHFFEDMELDVKYVEKTLPYVYQLWGRTIHLETLIEGRQVLFTHDGKKTHRRLL
- a CDS encoding GNAT family N-acetyltransferase gives rise to the protein MQVKQITPETLPAVRPKLIRFLNLHGDKRITRQGIRWLERLQAEKLNQKGDVILVAVEQKKLTGLLAISDYGRKESIVVVHRQHRQKKTGINLISEILKRVDKCYGRVALDNVPSLKMCFAMGMVGFKIIEGPTGKPTLWLGLGNWKKEDVE
- a CDS encoding exosporium glycoprotein BclB-related protein; the encoded protein is GEAGAGAIIPFASGLPTALTTIAGGLAGTTSLVGFGNSAVGVSLLGSGAIDLTGAAGTLLNFAFSVPREGTITSMAAYFSVTAALSLVGSSLTITAQLYRSTTPDNTFTPIPGAAVTLGPALTGLISIGEVSNGVTSGLSIPVSPQDRLLMVFSATASGLALLNTVAGYASAGIDIS
- a CDS encoding YheC/YheD family protein — encoded protein: MKKMRLGILTWRTKRYVEERTYFTHLAKAANQLNTDVFLFSPLDLLQSGEVRCLLYTREKGWIEQRCQPPDVVYDRFRNMQPNAFRTFLRFREQSNWTFLNSRMAHKWNLHRFLLQNKELNQWLPETIFLEQSREALQLLKRYDSIYVKPVNGTGGKGILSISKRNGAFRLLGRDLQRKVVKKNTTSPLELTRFITHWTKKSKYIAQQGLDLEWGTGLITDFRLLVQKDGDGQWTITGLGGKVGGKNSATSNLHGGGKAIQPERFFRQHFSEEKSKAIEAECEKLGLAVAEYIENKFGRLLELGIDLGIDTAGNVWIIEVNNKPGRDIFKQMGDLDRYRTAVRRPVEYARYIYERKGVD
- a CDS encoding YheC/YheD family protein — its product is MNQIRTTTLSFQPSANQWTLHVPVSTLKKLVKQNKMVHLGRKEKGRELALSSSPPKYNSFSTKIKVAQHQQTLTAGPLIGILTVRRGAGFKGNKRNFIDIMRMGKQLGALVYVFAAEDIDWSTNTVGAFLYDETKNSWKRASEMPLPDVVYNRIPYRADEEKEFAQRAINRLTSMPSLRLFNSHFFNKWHLYEKLSKDPKVGKYVPDTIKFETSKDLLAMVNKHPFLYLKPIDGKAGQGIMTVETSGERHILKQRIGSKLVVRADLSQQKLWELIKETRQKGYVLQQGVHLATYNQRPFDIRVLIQKDRTGTFQLSGIGIRVAGKNSITTHVPRGGSIAAPDIVLRHARPADHEQMIKRIQQVALGLATALEDRYPGLAEMSMDIGLDTKGQLWFFEANAKPMKFDEPHIRKLSLERIIEYSQYLSKFTAKEERSHASKTNNA